A window of Sphingobium herbicidovorans contains these coding sequences:
- the arfB gene encoding alternative ribosome rescue aminoacyl-tRNA hydrolase ArfB, with protein MPDFDIPEEALQERFITAGGPGGQNVNKVATAVQLRVDIYKLGLPINAFRKMKELAGSRLTSGGEVVIQASRFRTQEANRQDARDRLIQMIVQAHKRDARRVATKPGKAAKARRVDAKKARSSVKQGRGKVRLD; from the coding sequence ATGCCGGACTTTGATATTCCTGAAGAAGCGCTGCAGGAGCGTTTCATCACCGCAGGCGGTCCGGGCGGGCAGAACGTCAACAAGGTCGCTACGGCAGTGCAGTTGCGAGTGGACATCTACAAACTTGGCCTGCCGATCAATGCCTTTCGCAAGATGAAGGAACTGGCAGGATCGCGACTGACTTCGGGCGGCGAAGTCGTGATCCAGGCGTCCCGCTTCCGCACGCAGGAGGCCAATCGACAGGACGCGCGCGATCGGCTGATCCAGATGATTGTGCAGGCGCATAAGCGCGACGCCCGGCGGGTTGCAACCAAGCCGGGAAAGGCCGCCAAGGCGCGCCGGGTGGATGCGAAGAAAGCACGAAGTTCAGTGAAGCAGGGACGCGGAAAAGTGCGATTGGATTAG
- a CDS encoding acyltransferase family protein → MENRGDSTGSTFAPSEWVRGGGRLEWIDVARGIGIIAVVVGHVWTRGPLRDAVYSFHMPLFFLLSGFLSRPQSPRRFAIRQLVSQMRPYAAYLALLFVADQVIEPLKGNRPIFNLRPQDLLPLLLGGSWLSGPYTIFWFVPCLMVSRILFNALYVRWPDPLDCRWAVAIVPAFLGGYLLGKLTQVSVLGLLTVPMGLALLWLGAIAQRVSWRRWMWWPLTMLSLAGLSGLLPTLNMKAADYGMPMLSIASGVASALLVFRLSVRISSFAGWLAGVGRASLAIMYLHVAVIHYLTPYLAKPWLLLHALLGPIAAYYIFRASPWGRRLFL, encoded by the coding sequence ATGGAGAACAGGGGGGACAGCACAGGGTCCACCTTCGCCCCGTCTGAATGGGTGCGGGGCGGCGGCCGACTCGAGTGGATTGATGTCGCGCGCGGCATCGGCATCATTGCCGTGGTGGTGGGACATGTATGGACGCGGGGCCCCTTGCGCGATGCGGTCTACAGTTTCCACATGCCGCTATTCTTTTTGTTGTCGGGATTTTTATCACGCCCACAGTCACCCAGACGTTTCGCGATAAGGCAGCTGGTTTCGCAGATGCGCCCCTATGCGGCATATCTCGCGCTGCTTTTTGTCGCGGACCAGGTTATCGAGCCGCTGAAAGGCAACCGCCCCATCTTTAACCTGCGGCCACAGGATCTGCTGCCTTTGCTGCTCGGCGGGTCCTGGTTGAGCGGCCCTTATACGATTTTCTGGTTCGTGCCTTGCCTGATGGTGTCCCGCATTCTGTTCAACGCACTTTACGTCCGTTGGCCTGATCCGCTTGATTGCCGCTGGGCCGTGGCGATCGTCCCCGCCTTTCTCGGCGGGTATCTGCTCGGGAAGTTGACCCAGGTGTCGGTCCTGGGCCTGCTTACCGTGCCTATGGGTTTGGCGCTTCTTTGGCTGGGCGCGATAGCGCAACGGGTGTCGTGGCGGCGGTGGATGTGGTGGCCTTTGACAATGCTGTCGCTTGCCGGGCTTTCTGGATTACTGCCGACGCTGAACATGAAGGCGGCGGATTATGGCATGCCCATGCTGTCAATCGCGTCGGGCGTTGCCAGCGCGCTGCTTGTCTTTCGCCTATCCGTGCGGATTTCTTCCTTTGCCGGATGGCTGGCTGGGGTTGGGCGCGCCTCGCTTGCGATCATGTATCTGCATGTCGCGGTCATCCACTATTTGACCCCGTATCTCGCCAAGCCCTGGTTGCTGCTTCATGCGCTGTTAGGCCCTATCGCCGC
- a CDS encoding RluA family pseudouridine synthase, whose product MSLLHDRVLFIDGEAIILDKPSGLPVDAPRDGSLSLENHLSSLTFGFQRWPLPVHRLDRDTSGCLLLARNPKAHKRYAAAFEAGTVQKRYVAVVEGVPDAETGTIELSLKKVSSAAKGWRMIAAKDGKSAVTEWRKLAEQDGRALIIFTPRTGRTHQIRAHTLHGMGFGIAGDPVYGSGEGPMLLHSRFLSMPRAGKAPAEATAPLPVTFSTAGFGPEYLDDAGL is encoded by the coding sequence TTGTCCTTGCTACATGACCGAGTTCTTTTCATTGATGGTGAAGCGATCATTCTGGACAAGCCCTCCGGCCTGCCGGTGGATGCGCCGCGCGACGGATCGCTGAGTTTGGAAAATCATCTTTCCTCGCTCACCTTCGGCTTTCAACGCTGGCCGCTGCCAGTCCATCGGCTCGACCGGGACACAAGCGGTTGCCTGCTGTTGGCCCGCAACCCCAAGGCACATAAGCGTTATGCCGCCGCGTTCGAGGCTGGGACAGTCCAGAAACGCTATGTCGCGGTGGTGGAGGGAGTGCCGGATGCGGAGACCGGAACTATCGAACTCTCTCTTAAAAAGGTCAGCAGCGCAGCCAAGGGCTGGCGGATGATCGCCGCGAAAGATGGAAAATCGGCGGTCACCGAGTGGCGCAAACTGGCGGAGCAGGACGGTCGCGCGCTCATCATCTTTACGCCCCGCACCGGCAGAACGCACCAGATCCGTGCCCATACACTGCATGGCATGGGATTTGGCATAGCAGGCGATCCGGTCTATGGCAGTGGCGAGGGACCGATGCTGTTGCACAGCCGCTTCCTCAGCATGCCGCGCGCCGGCAAGGCTCCGGCCGAAGCAACCGCTCCTCTGCCCGTGACCTTCAGTACGGCGGGGTTTGGACCTGAGTATCTGGACGATGCCGGACTTTGA
- a CDS encoding RcnB family protein gives MRTWSIMLASASVTLGLSVPAAAGEAIPGGIAASVMGKSFTGPRLRHGGMPAGSIMHRWGPRFQGRWHAGWHAPGGWAAYRRPVIGYVLPAYWSNPYYRLGNYHGYGLPAPMNGYSWSRYYDDAVMVDRRGRVRDHRSGIDWDGQERNGVQPGMPYDDDVTAHDGSPPPPHEYEGRWTGTWTDDKGRRVSGEYEGRFEGEARSSYGVDYDAQAYAPPPATVRHTGTVQPVVTTTHAPGYFAGGYYFPGATTTTVVVTPTVTKTTYVSEVSGHRSHAARRKCNCK, from the coding sequence ATGCGGACTTGGAGCATCATGCTGGCGAGCGCCAGCGTCACTCTTGGCCTTTCGGTGCCGGCTGCAGCAGGCGAAGCCATTCCCGGAGGCATCGCAGCGTCCGTGATGGGCAAAAGCTTCACCGGCCCTCGACTTCGGCATGGGGGAATGCCTGCGGGATCGATCATGCATCGCTGGGGGCCGCGCTTTCAGGGACGCTGGCATGCTGGCTGGCATGCGCCCGGCGGTTGGGCGGCCTATAGGCGCCCCGTAATCGGTTACGTTTTGCCCGCTTACTGGTCAAATCCCTATTATCGCCTGGGCAACTATCACGGCTATGGTCTGCCCGCCCCGATGAATGGCTATTCCTGGTCCCGCTATTATGATGACGCCGTGATGGTGGATCGTCGGGGACGCGTACGGGACCATCGCAGCGGCATCGATTGGGATGGTCAGGAACGCAATGGCGTGCAACCCGGCATGCCTTATGACGATGATGTCACCGCACATGACGGCTCACCGCCACCGCCTCACGAATATGAGGGACGCTGGACCGGCACATGGACAGATGACAAAGGCCGCAGGGTCAGCGGCGAATATGAAGGCCGTTTCGAAGGCGAGGCGCGGAGCAGTTACGGCGTCGATTATGATGCTCAGGCCTATGCTCCCCCGCCGGCGACCGTGCGCCATACCGGTACGGTCCAGCCGGTCGTGACCACCACGCACGCGCCCGGTTACTTTGCTGGCGGATATTATTTTCCGGGCGCGACAACGACCACGGTGGTGGTGACGCCGACAGTAACGAAAACTACCTATGTGAGCGAGGTCTCAGGCCATCGGAGCCATGCAGCGCGGCGCAAATGCAACTGTAAATAG
- a CDS encoding GAF domain-containing protein — translation MFDFSAPASGNKSALYKDLLSAAEAVTCGEPDGIANMANVAALIWQYLPDLNWAGFYRMVDGELVLGPFQGKPACIRIALGKGVCGTAAALAETQLVDDVHSFPGHIACDAASASEIVVPARIEDRVIAVLDLDSPIPARFDAVDQQGLEALVERIAMRIT, via the coding sequence ATGTTTGATTTTTCCGCCCCTGCATCAGGCAACAAGAGCGCGCTTTACAAAGATCTGCTCTCGGCCGCTGAGGCGGTAACGTGCGGAGAACCGGACGGGATCGCCAATATGGCCAATGTTGCCGCCCTGATCTGGCAATATCTGCCGGATCTGAATTGGGCGGGGTTTTACCGCATGGTGGACGGCGAACTGGTGCTGGGACCTTTCCAGGGCAAGCCAGCCTGCATACGCATCGCTTTGGGTAAGGGCGTCTGCGGAACGGCGGCAGCGCTGGCAGAAACCCAACTGGTGGACGATGTCCACAGCTTTCCCGGCCACATCGCCTGCGATGCTGCAAGCGCTTCGGAAATCGTGGTTCCTGCACGCATCGAGGATCGTGTGATTGCAGTCCTTGATCTCGACAGTCCGATACCGGCCCGCTTCGACGCCGTCGATCAGCAAGGTCTGGAGGCGCTGGTCGAACGGATTGCAATGCGTATCACCTGA
- a CDS encoding arginyltransferase — MSAPFRFPRFFVTNPSPCPYLPGRSERKVFTELNGDNAAELNDALGRIGFRRSQNVAYRPSCADCSACVSVRVVAGEFTPNATQRKLIRRNSDLIVTACKPWSTEEQFELLQRYLRARHPGGGMTEMDEMDFADMVEQTPVESHVVEYREPGENGRPGRLIGACLTDRQGDGLSMIYSFFDTELEQRKGLGNFIIMDHILRAAKAGLPYVYLGYWVEGSQRMQYKVLYRPLEKLSRSGWMRFEPQEQAQAIRGVLPRDEPPLPMELAGIFRK, encoded by the coding sequence GTGAGCGCACCATTTCGTTTCCCGCGCTTTTTCGTGACCAATCCCAGCCCGTGTCCCTATCTGCCGGGACGGAGCGAGCGGAAGGTTTTTACCGAACTTAACGGCGACAATGCGGCTGAGCTTAATGATGCCCTTGGCCGCATCGGTTTTCGCCGTAGCCAGAATGTAGCCTATCGCCCGAGTTGTGCCGATTGCTCTGCCTGCGTGTCGGTTCGCGTGGTCGCAGGTGAATTCACGCCCAACGCGACCCAGCGCAAGCTCATCCGCCGAAACAGCGACCTTATCGTGACCGCGTGCAAGCCTTGGTCGACCGAGGAGCAGTTCGAACTGCTTCAGCGTTACCTTCGCGCTCGCCATCCGGGTGGTGGTATGACCGAGATGGATGAGATGGATTTTGCCGACATGGTCGAGCAGACTCCCGTCGAAAGTCATGTCGTCGAATATCGCGAACCAGGTGAAAATGGCCGCCCTGGCAGATTGATCGGCGCCTGCCTGACCGATCGGCAGGGTGACGGGCTGTCGATGATATACAGCTTTTTCGACACAGAGCTTGAGCAGCGAAAGGGCTTAGGCAACTTTATCATTATGGATCACATCCTGCGCGCGGCGAAGGCAGGGCTACCCTATGTTTATCTCGGCTATTGGGTCGAGGGGTCGCAGCGGATGCAGTACAAGGTCCTCTATCGCCCCTTGGAAAAGTTAAGCCGCAGCGGTTGGATGCGTTTTGAGCCGCAGGAGCAGGCACAGGCAATTCGCGGTGTTTTACCACGGGATGAGCCGCCGTTGCCTATGGAACTGGCAGGCATATTCCGGAAATAG